The following coding sequences lie in one Aspergillus luchuensis IFO 4308 DNA, chromosome 8, nearly complete sequence genomic window:
- a CDS encoding uncharacterized protein (COG:S;~EggNog:ENOG410PI77;~InterPro:IPR021711,IPR013860;~PFAM:PF08550,PF11702), giving the protein MASRFSTPVLTVDTAKIHKVDTANAQSLHGMWMVFSKCADYMEEGRRLENLSWRLWTRETFCVEPETSSTTSVLPLLRSEAGDLPELSASVESAASEQAERIEHHIKRPKCLDYKPAVVREDSMASLARGKEKHITSLGLERMVLNIKEKKHLEPISTVMSTVEPPVVDITPRPSTPTPATPPSVSTARRTPTPPPYPLSQQPNQSTESCSTTAPECNDSDNNGNTAGSDTSVSSSGILTRSELIKSPSIVRGFSPSVISSSYRSQPRLAAEPGPAKPPAQLKPTPFKKKGGMFTLGGSSGDDDESSFEDRMAMQGPHRSSLSDELSKPSASGQDLRKKVASFRDQNEIIKPIRERAMDNEDAVETDDEVSESAIEDSDSDWEDSITESGRSSVEEKELFQRVDSRPNLVSRRSLLTMMMHQPTKMGAPTRSSPALQRSRLTSPNGPSIPASPPEDDDENLTMRGPDVPRSKPIIMKPAPQSVAHSPRTTRRNMLATELTESLRRHLLWERQQKSATANAFLKRRHTAHDMANLQEYPGPKGSKGQAAGQAGGPATKATSQGKDKTGSFTHYTDFGPWEYHVKGW; this is encoded by the exons ATGGCTTCGCGTTTTTCAACCCCCGTTCTGACGGTGGATACGGCCAAGATCCATAAGGTCGACACAGCCAATGCGCAAAGTCTTCATGGCATGTGGATGG TCTTTTCGAAATGTGCCGACTATATGGAGGAAGGCCGACGTCTGGAAAACCTGAGCTGGAGACTCTGGACACGTGAGACCTTCTGTGTGGAGCCGGAGACCTCCAGCACTACCTCAGTTTTGCCACTCCTTCGTTCCGAAGCTGGGGATTTGCCAGAACTTTCCGCGAGTGTCGAATCGGCGGCGTCGGAGCAAGCTGAGCGGATAGAGCATCACATTAAACGCCCGAAGTGCTTGGACTATAAGCCGGCGGTGGTGCGTGAGGATTCTATGGCCAGCCTCGCTCGCGGAAAGGAAAAGCATATTACATCTTTAGGTTTGGAACGGATGGTGCTGAACAttaaggagaagaaacacCTTGAACCCATTTCCACCGTCATGTCGACAGTCGAGCCCCCTGTTGTCGATATCACACCACGTCCTTCGACCCCTACTCCCGCCACCCCTCCTTCTGTCTCTACTGCGAGGCGGACGCCAACCCCGCCCCCGTACCCTCTCAGCCAACAACCGAACCAGTCCACTGAGTCTTGCTCGACTACTGCGCCCGAATGCAATGATAGCGATAACAATGGCAATACCGCCGGGTCTGATACTAGCGTTTCTTCGTCCGGCATTCTTACCCGATCCGAATTGATCAAGTCGCCAAGCATCGTCCGCGGATTCTCTCCCTCTGTCATCTCTTCGTCATACCGGTCGCAACCTAGATTGGCTGCCGAACCTGGCCCGGCCAAACCTCCAGCACAGCTCAAGCCCACTCccttcaagaagaagggcggcATGTTCACTCTCGGAGGCTCGTCGGGTGACGACGATGAAAGCTCTTTCGAGGATCGCATGGCAATGCAAGGGCCCCATCGCAGTTCTCTTTCTGATGAATTGAGTAAGCCTTCGGCTAGTGGCCAGGATCTCAGGAAAAAGGTGGCTTCCTTCAGGGACCAGAATGAAATCATCAAGCCCATCCGTGAACGTGCTATGGATAACGAAGATGCCGTCGAGACGGACGATGAGGTTTCTGAGAGTGCTATCGAGGACTCGGACTCGGACTGGGAAGATTCGATCACGGAAAGCGGCCGATCCAGtgttgaggagaaggaactcTTCCAGCGTGTGGATTCCCGGCCCAACCTTGTTTCGCGTCGCTCCCTTCTCACCATGATGATGCATCAGCCTACTAAGATGGGAGCTCCGACCCGGTCTAGTCCAGCCCTCCAACGCTCGCGTCTCACTTCCCCCAACGGTCCCTCGATCCCTGCATCGCCGCctgaggacgatgatgagaacCTGACGATGCGTGGTCCCGACGTACCTCGCTCGAagcccatcatcatgaagccCGCCCCGCAGTCTGTTGCCCACTCCCCACGGACAACTCGTCGCAACATGCTCGCTACCGAATTGACCGAGTCTCTCCGCCGACACTTGTTGTGGGAACGTCAACAGAAGAGTGCGACTGCCAACGCGTTTTTGAAGCGCAGACATACGGCGCATGACATGGCCAATCTACAAGAATACCCTGGACCGAAGGGATCTAAGGGACAGGCAGCCGGCCAGGCCGGTGGTCCTGCAACCAAGGCTACCAGTCAGGGTAAGGACAAAACCGGATCCTTTACTCATTACACCGACTTTGGACCTTGGGAATATCATGTGAAGGGGTGGTGA